The Bacillus sp. F19 DNA segment AGCTTCCATAATGCCCTTAAAGCTTTCATCTTTAGCTGCATTTTCCAAAACTGCTGCTTTGTTCAAGATAGCTGTCAGTTCCATTTGGCCTGCGCCAAGCACTGCATCAATAATATCGTATCTGATTTTCTTCTCATCGAGAACATGCTTAACTCTCATTTTGAAAAATGCAAGAAGTTCATTTTTCACTTTATTTTGATCAATTTCATTAAAAGGCGCAAGAGCAATGTCAAATAATTCTTCTAAAGAAATTGTCCATTTTTTCGCTAAAAGGATTTGAACAATCCCGCTCGCCTGGCGTCTAAGGGCGTAGGGATCCTGTGAACCAGTTGGAATGACACCGATTGAGAAGAAACCTGCAATCGTATCAAGTTTATCTGCAAGCGCCACTATCGCACCTGCAGTTGTTGCCGGTGCTGAATCTTCAGCATGCCGCGGCATGTAGTGCTCATTCACAGCTGCAGCAACTTCTTCTGCTTCACCAAATGCTCTGGCGTACTTTTCACCAATTATCCCCTGCAATTCAGGAAATTCATAAACCATGTGAGTGACAAGGTCAAATTTACAAATCTCAGCTGCTCGCAAGACATGCATTTTTTCTTCGGAGGAAACGTTAAATCGCTCAGCTAGAGTTTTTGACAAGGTGATCATTCTTCTGACTTTATCTCCAGTAGATCCAAGTTCTTCATGGAAAACAATTTTATCAAGTTTTTTCACATTATCCGAAATCACAAGCTTTTGGTCTTCATTGTAAAAGAATGCTGCGTCTGACAGACGTGCGCGCAAGACTTTTTCATTTCCTCTTGCCACATTTTCAATATGATTGTGGTCACCATTTCTGACTGTTACAAAATAAGGAAGCAATTGTCCTTCCGCATTTTTCACCGGAAAATAACGCTGATGTTCTTTCATCGTTGTCACAAGCACTTCTTCCGGAAGCGAAAGATACTTTTCTTCAAATTTACCAAATAAAGCAGTAGGATACTCAACCAGATTTGTCACTTCTTCTAATAAATCTTTGTCGATTGGAATGTTCCACTTATTTTCTTCTTCAATATGATGCAGCTGAGTTAGAATTGCTTCTTTTCTTTTTACAGGAGAAGCAATGACAAACTGTGAAAGAAGAGCCTTTTCATACGCAGATGGATGATCAATGACTTGATCTGAGCCTAAAAAGCGGTGTCCTCTTGTTTCTTTTCCTGTTTGGACGCCTGTAATGTTAAAAGGAATCACTTCCTGGCCGTACAGGGCGATCATCCATTTTATCGGTCTTGCAAATCTCAGGTCCTGAGATCCCCAGCGCATATTTTTAGGAAACGTAAGGCCGGTAATGATCTCACTTAAATCTGATAAAAGCTCTTTCGTTTCTTTTCCTTTTATGAACTTATGGACATGAGCATATTCAATGCCGCCAATTTCTTTAAAGAAAATATCCTCAACACTTGCTCCCTGGCCTCTTGAAAATCCGACAGCAGCTTTTGACCAGTTTCCGTCTCCATCAAGCGCAATTTTCTTGGCAGGTCCCTTAGCTTCTTCCTCGATATCCTCCTGTTTTGCAGCAACACCCTCTATTTGCACCGCAAGTCTTCTTGGTGTTGAAAAAACATTTACTTCACCAAAAGAGATATTTTTCTCCTTCAGCCAGTTCGTTACTTTTAGAGAAAGCTGGTTCATTGCTTCCGTTACAAATCTTGCAGGCAATTCCTCAAGTCCGAGTTCAAGCAGCAAATCATGTTTACTCATCTGTTTTAGCCTCCTCTTTTTTCAGCATTGGAAATCCCAGTTTTTCTCTTTCATCATAAAACGTTTTTGCCACTTTCCTTGCTAAGTTTCTTACACGTCCAATGTATCCTGTTCTCTCTGTTACAGAAATGGCTCCTCTAGCATCAAGGAGGTTAAATGTATGGGAGCATTTTAAAACATAGTCATAAGCAGGATGAACGAGTCCTTCGTCCATTTGTCGATGCGCTTCTTTTTCATAGATCGAAAATAGATTAAACAGCATATCAGCGTTTGACGTTTCAAACGTGTATTTTGAATGCTCAAATTCAGGCATCAAGAAAATATCGCGAACGGTAAATCCATCTGTCCATTCTAAGTCAAATACATTTTCTTTATCCTGGATGTAGGAAGCAAGGCGTTCAATGCCATATGTGATTTCAACAGATACGGGTTTGCACTCAATTCCGCCCACTTGCTGAAAATAGGTAAACTGAGTAATTTCCATTCCATCAAGCCAGACTTCCCAGCCAAGTCCCGCACAGCCAAGTGAAGGGTTCTCCCAGTTATCTTCAACAAATCGGATATCATGTTTCAGCGGATCAATGCCCAGAGCTTTTAATGAATCCAAATACAATTCCTGTATATTATCAGGAGACGGCTTTATGATAACCTGAAATTGATGATGCTGATAAAGGCGGTTTGGGTTTTCCCCGTAACGGCCATCAGCAGGACGGCGGGACGGTTCTACATACGCCACTCTCCACGGCTCAGGACCTATTGCCTTCAGGAACGTGTACGGACTCATCGTTCCTGCTCCTTTTTCAGTATCATAGGCCTGCATTAAAATACAGCCGTGATCTGACCAATGCTTTTGCAATGTTACTATCATGTCTTGAATATTCAAACCAAGCACCTCCAAATATCTAATAATTAAATAAACAAAAAAAACTCTCGTCCCTATGCCGTCTGATAGCAGCATAGGGACGAGAGTTAACCCGCGGTTCCACCCTAATTGCCAATGCATATCAAATGCATCAGCCTCTTTCCGGTAAAGTCGCTCAAGAAACGCCTTTCTTTGCCGGTTATCCCTTAGCTCGCACTATCCTAAGGTCGCTTTTCATAACGTTATGCAAATACTCTTTTTCCTTCACAGCAACATATTAATTTACAAGCATCATAATAGAAACAGAAGACAAAGTCAATATGTATAAATTATGTCAGTTTCCCTTTTAATGATTCCATCTGATCTAAAAATTTTTTTGACTTTAGAAATATGCCTGAGTATTCGCTGTAATAGGAATCAATCACCAATTTAAGCTCAGCTTTTGTTTCAGGCTTTACAGTTACTTTTCCCAGCCTTTCTAGATCAAAATAATAAAATAAACGCAATAATTTAGCGGTAGCCTGAGAAATCTGCAGCCTGTACGGATCGGCCCCGAAGCATCTGTGACAGATAAAACCGTTTTCTCTTATCGAGAAATGAAAGGTTCCATCCTTGCTGCTGCAGTTTACGCATGAATCAAGCTGCGGGTATAACCCGAGAACATTCACGATTTTCATCTCAAAAATAAAAAGCAGGACATCAGGATCCACGCCTTCATTCAGGAGCTGAAGGGTCTGGCTGAACAATTCAAAAAGAAAGGGATTAGGCTCATTCTGCTCTGTGCTTTTATCAAGCAATTCTGCTGCATATGAAGCATATGCCGTCAGAAAGATATCTTCCCTGATCCCCCTCATCGAAGAAATGGTCTCGCCCTGCTGCAGCCCTCCTAGTCCGGAAGACTTCTGAAATAAGAAATACCCGTATGTGAATAACTGAGTGGAAGAGGTTAACCGGCTATTAGGCTTTTTTGCCCCTCTAGCCATTACCCCCACCTTCCCAAGTTCACGGGTATAAATAGTCACAATTTTATTAGTTTCACCGTAATCATTTGTTCTAATGACAATGCCTTCGCACTTTTGAAGCAATCTTTCTCACCATCCAGAAGGATACGGTCAGATCACGAAATTGGAAAGTCAGCTTCCGCCAGCTCATGATCTTGTGAATCGGGTCCGTCACCTGTATCTTTTTCCAGTTCCTTAAAAAGAAGATAGGTATCAATATTACCTGTTTGAATAAAGACTTTCCAGGTAAAATCCAACATGTAAACCCCCACCTTTCTGTCGTTAAGACAAGCAAGCTATAATCCAATTTCTATAATCTTATCTTGACCTGAGATCCTTCGTTTCATGTTAAACAAATTTTGTTAAAAAGCTTAATATTCATCTTCTCTAAATCCGAAATCGCGAAGCTGAGTCATCTTATTGCGCCAATCCTTTTGAACTTTTACCCACAGCTCGAGAAAGACTTTAGTGCCAAGCAGCGCCTCAATGTCGACTCGAGCTCTCTGTCCCACTTCTTTCAGCATTTTCCCCTGCTTGCCGATGACAATTCCTTTTTGTGAATCACGTTCAACAATGACCGTTGCGCTGACATAAATAGACTGGTTATTGTCCCGTCTCTCAATAGCATCAATAACAACAGCAACTGAATGAGGAATTTCTTCCCTGGTTAAATGAAGCACCTTCTCGCGGATCAATTCAGAGATAATAAATCTCTCAGGATGATCTGTTACTTGATCTGCAGGATAGTATTGAGGACCTGCAGGCAAATAGGATTCAATCTGTTCAAGAAGCGTATCGACATTGTTTCCCTGCAGCGCAGAGATTGGAATGATTTCTTTAAATGGATAATAAGCCCGATATTGATCAATTAATGGGAGCAATTGATCAGGATGAATCTGATCGATTTTATTGATGATCAGAAATACAGGTGTTTTTGTGTGCTGCAGTTTTTCAATGATAAATTCATCGCCGCGGCCGTATCCTTCCTCTGCATTGATCATGAACAAAACAACATCTACTTCTTTTAACGTGTTTTGCGCCACTTTCATCATGAAGTCACCGAGCTTGTGCTTTGGTTTGTGTATTCCTGGTGTATCTATGAAAACAATTTGAGATTCATTTGTTGTATATACGCCTTGTATTTTATTGCGTGTAGTCTGAGGTTTGTCACTCATAATCGCAATCTTTTGGCCAATCACCCGATTAAGGAACGTTGATTTCCCTACATTTGGTCTTCCAATGATGGAGACAAATCCGGATTTGTATTCAGGTTCATTTCTATTCATGAAGATCCTCCGCTGAAAATGCCCCGGGCAATAAATCTGCCACTGTCCATTCTTTTACTTCACCATTCAAATTTGTCAGGATGACCTTCATATCCTTTGGACAAAGTTCAGAAATCACCTGTCTGCAGGCTCCGCACGGTGAAACAGGACCCTCTGTATCAGCAACAATCGCGATTGCAGCAAACTCTTTGTCGCCTTCTGAAACAGCTTTAAATAACGCTGTTCGTTCAGCACAATTTGTCATGCCGTATGAGGCGTTTTCAATGTTGCAGCCTCTGTATACTTTTCCGTCTTTCGTTAATAGAGCAGCCCCAACCTGGAATTTGGAATAAGGAACATATGCCATTTCGCGTGCTGCTTTTGCTTCTTTGATGAGTTGTTCTGAGTTCAAAGCTCTACTCCCTTTCTGTTTTGGCGACACCATGTATTTCTATTTTACCTAAAATGAGGTGAAATTTCACGCAGATGCCGTAAATGTAATTTAATTGTAAGAATTTTCTCATAACTTATAAAATTTTAGGGATAAAGATGATTAACCCTATAATAACTGCTAGCACTGCATAAATCAAAACTGCACCGGCTGCAGCATCTTTAGCTGCTTTTGCCAGCGGATGATATTCTGCCGTGACAAGGTCCACAAGCCGTTCTACGGCCGTGTTCATCAGCTCAAGCGACAGCATTCCCCCCATTAAGAAAAGGACGATAAGCCATTCAGTGAGAGTGATATGATAAAAGAAGGCTGCAGCTGTAACTAGAATACAAATGACGGTATGTATTTGAAAATTACGCTCAGATCCAAATGTGCTCTTTATCCCATCCCACGCATAGGAAAAGCTTCTAATGAAACGTTCCCGCTCAGATCTCTCTTTTGAGCCCATATGCATCCAGGATTTCTTTTTGTTTTCCAAACATTTTTTTCTCATCTTCCTCTGTCATATGATCATAGCCAAGCAAATGAAGCAGACCGTGAACAGCCAGGAAGCCAAGCTCTCTTGTAAAGGAATGACCATATTCCTCAGCCTGCTCAGATGCACGGGGGACAGATATAATAATATCTCCTAAAACCGGAGGCATGTCCACCCCTACAATTGAAACTTCCCCTTCCCCCTGTTCTTCCATGGCGAAAGATATGACATCTGTAACCTGATCTTTGCTGCGGTAATCCCGATTGATTTCTTTAATTTTTTCATTGTCAACAAATGTAACAGACAGCTCAGCGTCCTGTGCAACGCGTTCTGCTTCAGCTGCGTGCTGAAGCAGCGATTCAACCATTTCAAGCTGTTCTTCTGTCAGCAATTCTGTTTCATCTTCCATATCAATAATCATTCTAGTCATGCTTGTTTCACCTTCTGTTTTGAAATTTCAGGATATTCGATTCTGGAATGAAAAATACCTTTTAATGTTTCACTGAATGATTTTGCAATAATATCTAGCTCTCTGAGCGTTAAATCACATTCGTTAAGCTGATGATCCTGAAGTCTGTCTGTTATAATGCCCCGAATAAGCTTTTCAATTTTATCAGGAGTTGGACTCGACATGGATCTCACTGCAGCCTCAACACTGTCAGCTATTGAGATAATCGCGATCTCTTTCGTCTGTGGTTTAGGTCCCGGGTATCGAAACTCCTCTTCATAAATATCAGGATGATTTTGTTTAGCTTTATGATAGAAAAACTTCAATAACGTTGTTCCGTGATGCTGTTCGGCTATATCTACAAATTCCTTAGGCATTTTGTGCCTGCGTAGAAGCTCTGCACCATCTGACACATGAGAAATAATGACATTCTTGCTTAACTGCGGCGACAATTTATCATGCGGATTTTCAATATTCATCTGATTTTCGATAAAATACTGAGGCCGTTTTGTTTTGCCAATATCATGGTAATAGGCTCCCACACGAGCAAGAAGGCCATTCGCCCCAATTGCTTCACAAGCTGCCTCTGATAAGTTGGCAACCATGACACTATGATGGTATGTGCCCGGTGTTTCAGTTAATATTTTGCGGAGAAGCGGATGATTTGGATTCGATAATTCAATTAATTTCATTGTAGACAGTATTCCAAACCCCGTTTCAAAAAACGGCATAAATCCGATAGTCAAAACAGACGACACAAGTCCAGATGCAAGTGCCATGATAAAGTATGAGCCGAGTTCAATGTTTGAATAGCTTCCATTTTGCATTAATAGGATAGAAGTAATGATAAGGATATTTATCAAGGCTACAAATAATCCAGTCTGAAGAATTCTGAAACGGACATTTTGCTCATTCAGAAATAAGACTCCCGCTATACTTCCAAACAGGAAATACACGCCGATTGTAAAATTGAATGTACCCGTAACGCCTTCATTAAAGATAATACTGCCGCAGACGGCAAAAATTATACTCGTTAAAATGGCAAGCCTCTCGTGAAGAAGAAGCTTAATAAGCATGGCGCCCATTGCAACCGGAACCAGATATCCTACATTCGAATAATCAATTTCCTGGAAGAAACTGATAATTTTAATGAGCAGGATCGTAATGCTGAAAATTAAAACGTAAAGAATAAGAGAGTGATTTTTTCTCTCTGAAGGCTTATCAGGTGCTTCAAAATAATAAATCAGTGTTGCAATAATTAAAAGAATAATCAGCATTAGTCCTGCAAACGGCTTTAGTGCCAGCTGATTATCGAGAAGCCCGACAAGATCAAGCTTCCGGTAGATGTCTCTGCTGATGTAACCGCCTTCTTCAACGAGAATCTGGCCTTGTTTAATCTGCACTTCTTTCACATCATCATAAGCCTGCTGCTTTTTTTCTTCCGTTGCATCAAGATCAAATACATAGTTTGCAATCACCGCGTATCTCCCAAGCTGAACAGCTGCATTTGATAAGTCAGCCCGCAGATTAGAAGACTTAAGATCTTCTTCGACAAGGTCCTTTGCTTCATCCTGTTTCTGAAGGGGAATTTCATTGCTCATTACGCGATTAACGGCCGTAATGATTGCATCTTTTGCAATGGCCAATTCATTGTCTGAAGAGTCCAGCAGCGCCCTGAAGGCATCATCAGGAATTTTTTCTCTAATATCCGAAGTAAGCTTGTCCTTTAAACGTTTAAGCTTTTCATCTTCTGAAATAGAATAGGCTTCTTCACCTTCTGTGACATTTTCATTCTGCAGTTTTATTTCATCTGCTGCCTCTTTATTTGTTTCTTTTACAAAATCAAAAATGGATGTTATAACTTCTACTCTATTTACGACATAGTCTTTTCTTAAAACATATTCATCTTCAACTGCGTCATAGGCTTCCTGGCGCTTGTTGTCCGTTTCATAGGTATCATCTGCCTGTGTTGGGGCAATGATCGTTTGATCGGAATAAGTGAAAAGTTCAACATCAATCGTTTCCGGCTTTACATTGCTGTAAAGCGAGACAAAAATAACCGCGGCAAGCATGATATACATCGATATATGTATAAATTTATAATTCTTTATATTTTCGATTAGCTGACTAAATTTAGGCTTTAGCTTCGTTTTCATAACCTCACCCCCTGCTCCCCTTTGCAATCGTGAAAAAAGTGACCCGAAATCGGGCTGTCGGGTCACTTCGTCTGATCATATGCTTCGATGATTTTCGCAACCAGCGGGTGGCGAACAACATCTGATTGCTGCAGTTCGTTAAAAGCAATGCCGCTGACAGAACTTAAAGTTTCTTTTGCGGCAGCAAGTCCTGATTTAACGCCTTTTGGCAGGTCTACCTGAGTAATGTCTCCTGTAATGACCATTTTTGATCCAAACCCAAGCCTCGTCAAAAACATCTTCATTTGCGCTGGTGTCGTATTCTGGGCCTCATCCAAAATAACAAAAGCGTCATCAAGCGTTCTGCCTCTCATGTAGGCTAGAGGAGCAATTTCTATTGTTCCTCTTTCAATTAATCTTTGCGTGTGCTCCATTCCAAGTACATCATGCAAAGCATCGTATAGAGGCCGTAAATAAGGATCCACTTTTTCTTTAAGATCCCCTGGAAGGAATCCAAGGCTTTCTCCGGCTTCTACCGCAGGTCTGGTTAAAATAATTTTTTTAACGCTGTTATTCTTTAATGCACTCACTGCCATGACAACGGCTAAATATGTTTTTCCTGTTCCTGCAGGTCCAATACCAAAGACAAGATCTTTATTCCTGATAGAAGAGATATAATGTCTTTGTCCAAGAGTTTTAACCCTGATTGATTTCCCGCGGGCGTCTTTGCTGATCTCATCTACATATAATGCTTCAAATTCATCAAGTTTTAAGCGTTTTGCCATTTCAATTCCGTATAAAACGTCACGTTCACTGATGGTGATTCCTTTGCGGATCAGGACTAACAGTGACTTCAATACATCATTAACGATCTGAACACTGTCAGGGTCCCCGGATACGTAAACTGCTTCGCCTCTCGTTACAATGGAGACGTTCAGTTCATCTTCCATACGCTTTAAATGTGCATCATTATTTCCAAACAGGGCAATCGCTTCATTTGGGTTTTCTAATTGCTGATTTATCGTAACTAGTTCTTCTGGCATTATTTAATCTCCCTGAACAATTGGTGTAGTTTTTACGATATTTTCTATAACTTGGTAGAGCACTGTTAGTTTTACTTTACCATTCTCGTTCGTCTGGTGCAAAACTTTTTGACCCTTTATTTCTGCTTCTTCTCCCAATTCATTCAATAATTCTTTTTTGCCTAGTTCAAGGGCAGCTGTCCGTGCTTCCTCGTTTGTGTAACTGCGTTTAACAACTTCTTTTTCGCGGTAGATTTTTTTACCGTATCCAATTGGCAGGTCCCAATTCAGAAATTTAACTGATCTTATATCTTCCTCCACTTCAAAGTCTTTAAACATGTCCTGCTTAAATCCCCACACCTGAAGCTGCCATGACCCAAGTTCTAAGTAATACTTGCGTTTGTCATCTCCAGAAAAAACATTAAACGTTGTATGAATAGGCACTTCCACTTCAGAACGGTACCATGTCTCACCCAGTATCTCTGCTTTCGCTGCCACTTTTTGCTGATTATTCTCATTGCCTATTATTCCCGAAACAAGCAGCTGTCCTTTTTTTACATGCTCATTAATAGATACCGCAGGCTGTCCTTTTTCAACGTACATTTTAGTAATAATCGATTTTTTCCTTGCAACGATATGCTGCGGACTTGAATACGTGATTTTTTCCGGTTCATTTTTCTCAACAACCTCAAAATGATAATTTGTGCCCTTTAGCTCTACACCAACCCAAGTAAGCTCTTTGATATTGTTTGTCAGGTTTTTTTGAATGGAATCAGGATCAAGAGTAAAGAACTGCAATTTCCCAACCTTCACACCCATTGCATCAAGCTCTTTTTTTATAAGGTGCTCCGTGCTAGGCTTTGCTCCCTTTATATCAATTCCCCAAATCATGTTGGATAAAAGAAGAATAACGGTAAAAAATAGTGCAAATCCAATGACAAAACCGCTGTTTTTCAAGGATTTCTGAATAAGAAAAGGCAAGCCGGACACTTTCTTCAATGAGCATTTGCATTCATTTTTACGTGCCGCAGCCCGAATGGCATGTACATCTTTAAGACGAATAAAAAAAGAGACCGCCCCCTCTTCTCTTCTTACATTCCATACAGGTACGTCCTTCCTGATGCAGTCGTTAATAAACCTTT contains these protein-coding regions:
- the glyS gene encoding glycine--tRNA ligase subunit beta, with the translated sequence MSKHDLLLELGLEELPARFVTEAMNQLSLKVTNWLKEKNISFGEVNVFSTPRRLAVQIEGVAAKQEDIEEEAKGPAKKIALDGDGNWSKAAVGFSRGQGASVEDIFFKEIGGIEYAHVHKFIKGKETKELLSDLSEIITGLTFPKNMRWGSQDLRFARPIKWMIALYGQEVIPFNITGVQTGKETRGHRFLGSDQVIDHPSAYEKALLSQFVIASPVKRKEAILTQLHHIEEENKWNIPIDKDLLEEVTNLVEYPTALFGKFEEKYLSLPEEVLVTTMKEHQRYFPVKNAEGQLLPYFVTVRNGDHNHIENVARGNEKVLRARLSDAAFFYNEDQKLVISDNVKKLDKIVFHEELGSTGDKVRRMITLSKTLAERFNVSSEEKMHVLRAAEICKFDLVTHMVYEFPELQGIIGEKYARAFGEAEEVAAAVNEHYMPRHAEDSAPATTAGAIVALADKLDTIAGFFSIGVIPTGSQDPYALRRQASGIVQILLAKKWTISLEELFDIALAPFNEIDQNKVKNELLAFFKMRVKHVLDEKKIRYDIIDAVLGAGQMELTAILNKAAVLENAAKDESFKGIMEAFARVQNISKKASGEAVDPELFKNKDEQELYDQYVQVKEEYGAHAADGEYNSAFASLRTLQPFIQSYFNETMVMAEDEALKNNRLAQMKKLAALIESFANMDAVIVK
- the glyQ gene encoding glycine--tRNA ligase subunit alpha; the encoded protein is MNIQDMIVTLQKHWSDHGCILMQAYDTEKGAGTMSPYTFLKAIGPEPWRVAYVEPSRRPADGRYGENPNRLYQHHQFQVIIKPSPDNIQELYLDSLKALGIDPLKHDIRFVEDNWENPSLGCAGLGWEVWLDGMEITQFTYFQQVGGIECKPVSVEITYGIERLASYIQDKENVFDLEWTDGFTVRDIFLMPEFEHSKYTFETSNADMLFNLFSIYEKEAHRQMDEGLVHPAYDYVLKCSHTFNLLDARGAISVTERTGYIGRVRNLARKVAKTFYDEREKLGFPMLKKEEAKTDE
- the recO gene encoding DNA repair protein RecO, which gives rise to MLQKCEGIVIRTNDYGETNKIVTIYTRELGKVGVMARGAKKPNSRLTSSTQLFTYGYFLFQKSSGLGGLQQGETISSMRGIREDIFLTAYASYAAELLDKSTEQNEPNPFLFELFSQTLQLLNEGVDPDVLLFIFEMKIVNVLGLYPQLDSCVNCSSKDGTFHFSIRENGFICHRCFGADPYRLQISQATAKLLRLFYYFDLERLGKVTVKPETKAELKLVIDSYYSEYSGIFLKSKKFLDQMESLKGKLT
- a CDS encoding YqzL family protein; its protein translation is MLDFTWKVFIQTGNIDTYLLFKELEKDTGDGPDSQDHELAEADFPIS
- the era gene encoding GTPase Era, whose protein sequence is MNRNEPEYKSGFVSIIGRPNVGKSTFLNRVIGQKIAIMSDKPQTTRNKIQGVYTTNESQIVFIDTPGIHKPKHKLGDFMMKVAQNTLKEVDVVLFMINAEEGYGRGDEFIIEKLQHTKTPVFLIINKIDQIHPDQLLPLIDQYRAYYPFKEIIPISALQGNNVDTLLEQIESYLPAGPQYYPADQVTDHPERFIISELIREKVLHLTREEIPHSVAVVIDAIERRDNNQSIYVSATVIVERDSQKGIVIGKQGKMLKEVGQRARVDIEALLGTKVFLELWVKVQKDWRNKMTQLRDFGFREDEY
- a CDS encoding cytidine deaminase; translation: MNSEQLIKEAKAAREMAYVPYSKFQVGAALLTKDGKVYRGCNIENASYGMTNCAERTALFKAVSEGDKEFAAIAIVADTEGPVSPCGACRQVISELCPKDMKVILTNLNGEVKEWTVADLLPGAFSAEDLHE
- a CDS encoding diacylglycerol kinase family protein, which gives rise to MGSKERSERERFIRSFSYAWDGIKSTFGSERNFQIHTVICILVTAAAFFYHITLTEWLIVLFLMGGMLSLELMNTAVERLVDLVTAEYHPLAKAAKDAAAGAVLIYAVLAVIIGLIIFIPKIL
- the ybeY gene encoding rRNA maturation RNase YbeY, translating into MIIDMEDETELLTEEQLEMVESLLQHAAEAERVAQDAELSVTFVDNEKIKEINRDYRSKDQVTDVISFAMEEQGEGEVSIVGVDMPPVLGDIIISVPRASEQAEEYGHSFTRELGFLAVHGLLHLLGYDHMTEEDEKKMFGKQKEILDAYGLKREI
- a CDS encoding HD family phosphohydrolase; its protein translation is MKTKLKPKFSQLIENIKNYKFIHISMYIMLAAVIFVSLYSNVKPETIDVELFTYSDQTIIAPTQADDTYETDNKRQEAYDAVEDEYVLRKDYVVNRVEVITSIFDFVKETNKEAADEIKLQNENVTEGEEAYSISEDEKLKRLKDKLTSDIREKIPDDAFRALLDSSDNELAIAKDAIITAVNRVMSNEIPLQKQDEAKDLVEEDLKSSNLRADLSNAAVQLGRYAVIANYVFDLDATEEKKQQAYDDVKEVQIKQGQILVEEGGYISRDIYRKLDLVGLLDNQLALKPFAGLMLIILLIIATLIYYFEAPDKPSERKNHSLILYVLIFSITILLIKIISFFQEIDYSNVGYLVPVAMGAMLIKLLLHERLAILTSIIFAVCGSIIFNEGVTGTFNFTIGVYFLFGSIAGVLFLNEQNVRFRILQTGLFVALINILIITSILLMQNGSYSNIELGSYFIMALASGLVSSVLTIGFMPFFETGFGILSTMKLIELSNPNHPLLRKILTETPGTYHHSVMVANLSEAACEAIGANGLLARVGAYYHDIGKTKRPQYFIENQMNIENPHDKLSPQLSKNVIISHVSDGAELLRRHKMPKEFVDIAEQHHGTTLLKFFYHKAKQNHPDIYEEEFRYPGPKPQTKEIAIISIADSVEAAVRSMSSPTPDKIEKLIRGIITDRLQDHQLNECDLTLRELDIIAKSFSETLKGIFHSRIEYPEISKQKVKQA
- a CDS encoding PhoH family protein, producing MPEELVTINQQLENPNEAIALFGNNDAHLKRMEDELNVSIVTRGEAVYVSGDPDSVQIVNDVLKSLLVLIRKGITISERDVLYGIEMAKRLKLDEFEALYVDEISKDARGKSIRVKTLGQRHYISSIRNKDLVFGIGPAGTGKTYLAVVMAVSALKNNSVKKIILTRPAVEAGESLGFLPGDLKEKVDPYLRPLYDALHDVLGMEHTQRLIERGTIEIAPLAYMRGRTLDDAFVILDEAQNTTPAQMKMFLTRLGFGSKMVITGDITQVDLPKGVKSGLAAAKETLSSVSGIAFNELQQSDVVRHPLVAKIIEAYDQTK
- the yqfD gene encoding sporulation protein YqfD, whose translation is MKNQWTHFFYGVIKVTITGRGTERFINDCIRKDVPVWNVRREEGAVSFFIRLKDVHAIRAAARKNECKCSLKKVSGLPFLIQKSLKNSGFVIGFALFFTVILLLSNMIWGIDIKGAKPSTEHLIKKELDAMGVKVGKLQFFTLDPDSIQKNLTNNIKELTWVGVELKGTNYHFEVVEKNEPEKITYSSPQHIVARKKSIITKMYVEKGQPAVSINEHVKKGQLLVSGIIGNENNQQKVAAKAEILGETWYRSEVEVPIHTTFNVFSGDDKRKYYLELGSWQLQVWGFKQDMFKDFEVEEDIRSVKFLNWDLPIGYGKKIYREKEVVKRSYTNEEARTAALELGKKELLNELGEEAEIKGQKVLHQTNENGKVKLTVLYQVIENIVKTTPIVQGD